A window of Juglans regia cultivar Chandler chromosome 7, Walnut 2.0, whole genome shotgun sequence contains these coding sequences:
- the LOC108992617 gene encoding uncharacterized protein LOC108992617, with protein MGNCVFKGFGGMEEMVKVVTSNGGIMELYAPITAECITNEFPGHAIFRSRSLFAPPLLHNEELHSGKLYYLLPLNPYKPNTTNNNNMISGSESEQPDDTTVVNANYVSSSSSNVLATPYRMSSCDNQGIMKRFSEPEVVPRYNSSGVWKVKLVISPEQLSEILSQDARTEALIESVRTVAKCGNGVPSATNSDQWSLSSSWKG; from the coding sequence ATGGGAAATTGTGTTTTCAAAGGGTTTGGAGGGATGGAAGAAATGGTGAAGGTGGTGACCTCGAATGGCGGCATCATGGAGCTCTACGCACCCATCACTGCAGAGTGCATAACCAACGAGTTCCCCGGCCATGCCATTTTCCGAAGCCGCAGCCTCTTTGCGCCGCCTCTCCTCCACAACGAAGAACTCCACTCGGGCAAACTCTACTATCTCCTCCCTCTAAACCCCTACAAGCCCAACActaccaacaacaacaacatgaTCAGTGGGTCCGAGTCCGAGCAACCCGACGACACGACCGTCGTTAACGCCAATTACGTGTCTTCTTCATCGTCTAACGTTTTAGCGACACCATACCGCATGTCGTCATGCGACAACCAAGGGATCATGAAGCGGTTCTCGGAGCCGGAAGTCGTTCCGAGGTATAATAGCTCCGGAGTTTGGAAAGTGAAGCTTGTGATTAGTCCTGAGCAGTTGTCGGAGATTTTGTCGCAGGATGCTCGCACCGAGGCGTTGATAGAGAGCGTGAGGACCGTTGCCAAGTGCGGCAATGGCGTGCCGTCGGCGACTAATTCAGACCAGTGGAGCTTGTCCAGTAGTTGGAAGGGATAG